A portion of the Aricia agestis chromosome 1, ilAriAges1.1, whole genome shotgun sequence genome contains these proteins:
- the LOC121734456 gene encoding glutamate--cysteine ligase regulatory subunit, which produces MLKSASKITINTGNVLNLIDIKKKAGQNVTEELSESIKLTLSEWGTQNGPTQNGISKHEVSEQSSDYMVVSTSKDAVINITRPHDDAHNKMAEEERKNLKIGVKIFINEDSEASLTECLENVFAALRADRIDNVILAYNPDVPPRDDAQDDVNGKVANNVTGRVSSEEADSEADARKCEAILPGIKVLWAVLEKYEQEGRVQQLGVADVGGGCLRRLHAWARVKPTIAQIGLASCCVVPPALHAFCRANDVQLLTHADPPDLLSVAAVKTLSDAGVVGARLDWCARYQVHIKCRGVLALKGYVCKASVKND; this is translated from the exons CTATCGGAAAGCATAAAACTAACGCTATCAGAGTGGGGCACACAGAACGGACCGACACAGAACGGTATTTCAAAACACGAGGTGTCAGAACAGTCTTCTGACTACATGGTGGTCTCGACCTCGAAGGACGCGGTGATCAACATCACGAGACCGCACGATGACGCCCACAACAAAATGGCCGAGGAGGAGAGGAAAAACCTGAAAATCGGcgtcaaaatattcataaacGAGGACAGCGAGGCTTCGTTGACGGAGTGCTTGGAAAATG tGTTTGCAGCGCTGCGGGCGGATCGCATAGACAACGTTATCCTTGCGTACAACCCCGACGTGCCGCCACGGGACGACGCTCAGGACGACGTCAACGGCAAAGTGGCCAACAACGTCACCG GACGCGTGTCGAGCGAGGAGGCGGACAGCGAGGCGGATGCGCGCAAGTGCGAGGCAATCCTGCCCGGCATCAAGGTGCTGTGGGCGGTGCTCGAGAAATACGAGCAGGAAG GTCGCGTGCAGCAGTTAGGCGTGGCGgacgtgggcggtgggtgtctGCGGCGGCTGCACGCGTGGGCGCGTGTCAAGCCCACCATCGCGCAGATCGGGCTGGCGTCGTGCTGCGTCGTGCCGCCCGCGCTGCACGCCTTCTGCCGCGCCAACGACGTGCAGCTGCTCACACACGCCGATCCCCCCG ATCTACTGTCAGTGGCCGCTGTGAAGACACTCTCCGACGCGGGCGTGGTGGGTGCGCGGCTGGACTGGTGCGCGCGGTACCAAGTTCACATCAAGTGTAGAGGAGTTCTCGCGCTGAAGGGCTACGTCTGCAAGGCCTCCGTGAAAAACGATTAG